From the Candidatus Bathyarchaeota archaeon genome, one window contains:
- a CDS encoding Ku protein: MKKKSASNQQVESKPKESPDDYVEQVPISKRSMWTGSISLGLINIPVKLYAMIFDRGISFHFLHKTDKHPLRYERVCTKDGKVVSWQEVVRGYEFAKDEYVIFEKEELEAIKPESDKRIRVDKFVDYLSVDPVYFDKTYALMPDKSNDAYSLLLTALGRMGKAAVGKITLRTKEYPALVHAYKEALVLTTLRYAYDVGDPHSTEELKKLKAPSKTELELAKKIINDLSGEFDITQYKDTYRQKVEELIEKKLKGETVTVEKAPKEEVKELMAALQETLKQLEKK; this comes from the coding sequence TTGAAGAAAAAGTCTGCAAGCAATCAGCAGGTTGAATCTAAACCCAAAGAATCCCCTGACGATTACGTGGAGCAGGTGCCCATTTCCAAGAGGTCGATGTGGACGGGAAGCATATCGCTTGGCTTGATTAACATCCCTGTTAAGTTGTATGCGATGATTTTTGACCGAGGTATAAGCTTTCATTTTCTGCATAAAACGGATAAGCATCCGCTGCGGTATGAGAGAGTCTGCACGAAAGATGGGAAGGTGGTTTCGTGGCAGGAAGTGGTGCGTGGATACGAGTTCGCCAAGGACGAGTACGTGATTTTTGAGAAGGAAGAGTTGGAGGCAATTAAGCCTGAGTCTGATAAGCGAATTCGCGTGGATAAGTTTGTAGATTACCTAAGCGTTGACCCCGTGTATTTTGACAAAACGTATGCGTTGATGCCTGATAAGAGTAATGATGCATACAGTTTACTTTTAACAGCTCTAGGTAGAATGGGCAAGGCGGCAGTTGGAAAAATTACGTTGCGAACCAAAGAGTATCCTGCTCTGGTACACGCATACAAGGAAGCTCTGGTTTTGACCACATTACGCTACGCGTATGATGTGGGTGACCCGCACAGCACCGAGGAACTCAAAAAGCTAAAGGCGCCCTCAAAAACCGAGTTGGAACTTGCCAAAAAAATCATAAACGACCTCTCAGGCGAATTTGACATAACCCAGTACAAGGACACCTACAGGCAAAAAGTAGAAGAGCTAATCGAGAAGAAACTCAAAGGCGAAACCGTCACGGTGGAAAAAGCGCCTAAAGAAGAAGTCAAGGAACTCATGGCTGCTTTGCAGGAAACGCTCAAACAGCTGGAAAAGAAATGA
- a CDS encoding dihydrofolate reductase family protein, whose amino-acid sequence MLPKVVIHNSVSLDGSLTGFEPDMTGHYQIAREYEPQVHLVGSNTMKTGAEMFGSPIKPEEETDFEKPKRDPALAYWAVIDSKGILEKVLHTCRRLEYCRDIVVLVSEKTPKTYRNFLEERNYDYHVVGRDSVDLRLALEVLSRSYEAKTVLTDTGRILGNLLLEQGLVSEVSLLVHPIVVGENAYGMFGSISQNIKLKLLKQEPRGKGLVWLTYNVVKE is encoded by the coding sequence ATGTTGCCAAAGGTTGTGATTCATAATTCAGTTAGTTTGGATGGTTCATTGACTGGTTTTGAACCTGATATGACGGGGCATTACCAAATCGCTCGAGAATATGAGCCCCAAGTTCATTTGGTTGGGTCAAACACGATGAAAACGGGAGCTGAAATGTTTGGGAGCCCCATCAAACCAGAAGAAGAAACTGATTTTGAGAAGCCAAAAAGAGACCCCGCGCTTGCGTATTGGGCGGTAATTGACAGCAAGGGCATTTTAGAGAAGGTTTTGCATACTTGCCGCAGACTGGAATACTGCAGAGACATCGTTGTGTTGGTTTCAGAAAAAACGCCAAAGACGTACCGTAATTTTCTTGAAGAAAGAAACTATGATTATCATGTTGTGGGCAGGGATTCGGTGGATTTGAGGTTGGCGTTGGAGGTTTTATCTCGTAGTTATGAGGCGAAGACGGTTTTGACTGATACTGGCAGGATTTTGGGGAATCTGCTTTTGGAGCAGGGCTTGGTTTCGGAGGTAAGCTTGCTTGTGCACCCCATAGTCGTTGGAGAAAATGCTTACGGAATGTTTGGCAGCATCAGCCAAAACATCAAATTAAAGCTACTCAAGCAGGAGCCACGCGGAAAAGGGCTGGTTTGGCTAACATACAATGTAGTAAAAGAATAA
- the ligD gene encoding non-homologous end-joining DNA ligase → MTKKLTKVKFSNLSKTLFPKLGITKAKFIEYYIKIAPKILPFLVDRPLVLTRYPNGVDKEGFYEKDAPKGKPDWVKTATLYSQTAKRDVHYVLCNDLDTLIWLANLAAVELHMPLSRANSREMPDFAFFDLDPEPPAAFADAVEVGLLLKEKLDDLGLLSYVKTSGKKGLHVLVPVVNGYDFKKTRAFVHSLGQQLTKELEVVVSEFKDTKKPGKVFVDYTQNSHGRTMACPYSLRANNDASVSTPLDWKEVKKSIKPSEFNIHSIPKINKDPWEGIFENRQKLEGNS, encoded by the coding sequence ATGACCAAGAAGCTAACTAAGGTAAAGTTTTCGAATCTGAGTAAAACGCTGTTTCCAAAGTTGGGCATAACCAAAGCTAAATTCATCGAATACTACATCAAAATTGCGCCCAAGATACTCCCGTTTTTGGTTGACCGCCCGCTTGTTTTGACCCGATATCCCAACGGCGTGGATAAGGAGGGGTTTTATGAAAAAGATGCGCCAAAGGGCAAGCCTGACTGGGTGAAAACGGCAACGTTGTATTCACAGACGGCGAAACGTGATGTTCACTATGTTTTGTGTAATGATTTGGATACGTTGATTTGGCTTGCGAATCTGGCTGCAGTTGAACTTCACATGCCGCTGTCTAGGGCCAATTCTCGGGAGATGCCTGATTTTGCTTTTTTTGATTTAGACCCTGAGCCTCCTGCGGCGTTTGCAGATGCGGTTGAGGTGGGGCTATTGCTTAAGGAGAAGCTTGACGATTTGGGGCTTTTGTCGTATGTCAAAACGTCGGGGAAGAAGGGGCTACATGTTTTGGTTCCCGTGGTGAATGGATACGATTTTAAGAAAACGCGGGCGTTTGTGCATAGCTTGGGGCAGCAGTTAACCAAAGAGTTGGAGGTGGTTGTTTCGGAATTCAAGGACACCAAAAAACCAGGCAAAGTCTTTGTGGATTATACTCAAAACTCGCATGGACGAACCATGGCATGCCCCTACAGCTTACGTGCAAACAATGATGCGTCAGTTTCTACGCCGCTGGACTGGAAGGAGGTTAAGAAAAGCATAAAGCCCTCCGAATTTAATATTCACAGTATCCCCAAGATAAACAAGGACCCTTGGGAAGGTATTTTTGAGAATCGGCAAAAACTGGAGGGAAATAGTTGA
- the ligD gene encoding non-homologous end-joining DNA ligase gives MTRTYKPMLAKVADKPFTDKNWVFEVKWDGFRALAYINDAQLSLKSRNNKELKDIFPELQELENQTAQMVLDGEIIILKEGNVDFQALLERNKSSAQTEIRFKAQRSPAVYVVFDVLEKNGESLVDLSLMERKRVLKETLQESENVLLADYVEEKGEAYFDAVMEKGLEGVMAKKKTSVYAEGLRSGNWLKIKKLRSCDCVIFGYTKGTGARENTFGALLLGLYQAGDEKPVYVGKVGTGFSQKLLEELREEFQKIKVSVAPFLVDIVEEVTWLEPKFVCEVVYQVVTRDMRLRMPRFQRLRRDKKPEECTTDQLKVASAKPLHEYHSKRDFKQTSEPEGNPQSKSGENRIFVVQEHHSRKLHYDFRLERGGVLKSWAVPKGIPQEGEKHLAVETEDHPVEYAGFEGEIPNGEYGAGKVIIWDKGTYEEKAWEKRKMIEVVLKGKRLEGRYVLVPLKKGGDKNWLMLKAKD, from the coding sequence ATGACCCGCACATACAAACCCATGCTTGCCAAAGTCGCAGACAAACCCTTCACTGATAAAAACTGGGTTTTCGAGGTGAAATGGGACGGCTTTCGAGCCCTCGCCTACATCAACGACGCCCAGTTGAGCCTAAAAAGCCGCAACAACAAAGAACTCAAGGACATATTTCCCGAGCTACAGGAACTTGAAAACCAAACCGCTCAAATGGTTCTTGACGGCGAAATCATCATCTTAAAAGAGGGCAACGTAGATTTCCAAGCGTTACTTGAAAGAAACAAAAGCAGCGCCCAAACAGAAATCAGGTTTAAAGCTCAACGCAGCCCCGCCGTGTATGTTGTTTTTGATGTTTTGGAGAAAAATGGGGAGTCTTTGGTTGATTTGTCGCTTATGGAGCGTAAACGGGTGCTCAAAGAGACCTTGCAGGAAAGCGAGAATGTTTTGCTAGCGGATTATGTGGAAGAAAAAGGCGAGGCGTATTTTGATGCGGTTATGGAGAAAGGCTTAGAGGGGGTTATGGCGAAAAAGAAAACTAGCGTCTACGCAGAGGGGCTACGAAGTGGCAATTGGCTTAAAATCAAAAAGCTTCGTTCTTGTGACTGCGTCATTTTTGGTTACACCAAAGGAACAGGAGCACGGGAAAACACGTTTGGGGCATTGCTTTTGGGTCTTTACCAAGCTGGAGATGAAAAACCCGTATATGTGGGGAAGGTGGGGACAGGTTTTTCGCAAAAACTTTTGGAGGAGCTTCGTGAGGAGTTTCAAAAGATAAAAGTGAGTGTTGCGCCTTTTTTGGTGGATATTGTTGAGGAGGTTACGTGGTTGGAGCCCAAGTTTGTATGTGAAGTTGTTTATCAGGTAGTTACAAGGGATATGCGTTTGAGGATGCCGCGTTTTCAAAGGTTGCGAAGGGACAAGAAACCTGAAGAATGCACCACTGACCAGCTAAAAGTAGCCTCTGCTAAACCTCTGCATGAATACCATTCAAAACGAGACTTCAAGCAAACCAGCGAACCCGAAGGCAACCCGCAAAGTAAAAGCGGTGAAAACAGGATTTTTGTTGTCCAAGAACACCATTCTAGAAAGTTGCATTATGATTTTAGGTTGGAGCGCGGCGGGGTTTTGAAGAGTTGGGCTGTTCCAAAGGGCATACCGCAGGAGGGGGAGAAGCATTTGGCGGTGGAAACTGAAGACCATCCTGTGGAGTATGCGGGTTTTGAAGGGGAAATTCCAAATGGAGAATACGGCGCAGGCAAAGTGATTATTTGGGATAAGGGTACGTATGAGGAGAAGGCTTGGGAGAAGAGGAAGATGATTGAGGTTGTGTTGAAGGGGAAGCGGCTTGAGGGGCGGTATGTGTTGGTGCCGTTGAAGAAGGGCGGCGATAAAAATTGGTTGATGCTCAAAGCAAAAGACTAA
- a CDS encoding thiamine pyrophosphate-binding protein, which produces MARYRCTVCNYVYDEAKEKVGFSDLPEEWVCPVCGVPANVFVLLSEDAEPTSQKAASGRTVSDVLVEQISQWGVRYVFGVPGTSTLGVVDAIRKNPKVQYLQVRHEQAAAFMASAYGKLTGNVAACLTVSGPGTTNLATGLFDASLDQSPVLVLSGMVARQFIGPGSIQEIDQHSFFEPMCVFNKTLMSPEQTTTLATLAVKTALLDRGVSNIGIPNDVQKLPYDAPIQPLEGRMPNLAFGAEEFLIDKAAQLVDQAQRPVIVAGYGARGQGNKLLALAKKISAPIVTTFRAKGVIDEDHPLCAGIHGDLGTLAAAEFVRKSDLLVVAGSSFSDLTHLPEKKLVQIDINMKNIGRRYPAQVGLLGNSAVIVPKLAAKVKPKQNTNYLNELSQLKQEWKNQLLHEADGRLSPLRPQYIMKVLNEKIASDAVIALDVGENGWWFGRNFSMKKTQKMVMSGLLASMGSGLPGAMAAALAYPERQIICVSGDGGFTMVLGDFLTALKYQLPVKVFIINNKHLGMIMQEQKVEGYKSSQTELHDFNFAEYATLAGGTGIKVTQPNQLEAAVDKALASPKATIVDIDTDPRRFL; this is translated from the coding sequence ATGGCAAGGTATCGTTGTACGGTTTGTAATTACGTTTATGATGAAGCTAAAGAAAAAGTTGGGTTCTCGGATTTGCCTGAGGAGTGGGTATGTCCTGTTTGTGGGGTTCCCGCGAACGTTTTTGTGCTGCTAAGCGAAGATGCAGAGCCTACGTCCCAGAAGGCTGCGTCGGGTCGGACGGTTTCGGATGTTCTTGTTGAGCAGATTTCTCAGTGGGGTGTTCGGTACGTGTTTGGCGTTCCAGGCACTTCAACTTTGGGTGTGGTCGATGCGATACGGAAAAACCCTAAAGTCCAGTACCTGCAGGTTAGGCATGAGCAGGCTGCGGCGTTTATGGCTTCAGCGTATGGAAAGCTTACGGGAAATGTTGCGGCGTGTTTGACGGTTTCTGGACCAGGCACAACAAATTTGGCTACAGGCCTATTTGACGCCAGCTTAGACCAGTCGCCGGTGCTGGTTTTATCAGGCATGGTCGCTAGGCAATTCATTGGACCGGGTTCGATTCAGGAAATTGACCAGCACAGCTTCTTTGAGCCCATGTGCGTTTTCAACAAGACCCTGATGAGCCCCGAGCAGACAACCACGTTAGCCACGCTTGCAGTGAAAACGGCGCTTCTTGACCGCGGAGTCAGTAACATCGGAATACCCAACGACGTACAAAAACTGCCCTATGACGCGCCGATTCAACCCTTAGAAGGCAGAATGCCAAACCTCGCCTTTGGAGCCGAAGAATTTCTCATAGACAAAGCCGCTCAACTTGTAGACCAAGCGCAGCGCCCCGTGATTGTTGCAGGATACGGCGCCCGAGGACAAGGAAACAAACTCTTAGCCCTTGCCAAGAAAATCTCCGCGCCCATAGTGACGACGTTTAGGGCAAAAGGCGTAATCGACGAAGACCACCCCTTATGCGCGGGCATCCATGGAGACTTGGGCACGTTAGCGGCTGCCGAGTTCGTCCGCAAATCCGACCTGCTTGTTGTGGCGGGTTCATCATTTAGTGACCTTACGCATCTGCCAGAGAAAAAACTGGTGCAAATCGACATCAACATGAAAAACATCGGCAGACGATACCCCGCCCAAGTGGGACTTCTGGGCAACAGCGCAGTGATTGTGCCTAAACTCGCCGCCAAAGTAAAACCCAAACAGAACACGAATTACCTAAACGAGCTATCCCAGCTAAAGCAAGAATGGAAAAACCAGCTGTTGCACGAAGCCGACGGCAGGCTTTCGCCTCTTCGACCCCAATACATAATGAAAGTCCTCAACGAGAAAATCGCGTCGGATGCTGTGATTGCTTTGGATGTGGGGGAGAATGGCTGGTGGTTTGGCAGGAACTTTTCCATGAAGAAGACGCAAAAGATGGTAATGAGTGGGTTGTTGGCATCTATGGGTTCAGGTTTGCCTGGTGCCATGGCGGCTGCGCTTGCGTATCCAGAGCGGCAGATAATTTGCGTTTCAGGCGATGGCGGCTTCACGATGGTTTTGGGTGATTTCTTGACGGCTTTGAAGTACCAGTTGCCCGTGAAGGTTTTCATCATAAACAACAAGCATCTGGGCATGATTATGCAAGAACAAAAAGTAGAAGGGTACAAGAGCAGCCAAACTGAGTTGCATGACTTCAACTTCGCCGAATACGCCACGTTAGCAGGCGGCACAGGAATCAAAGTCACCCAACCCAACCAACTCGAAGCAGCAGTCGACAAAGCCCTCGCATCCCCCAAAGCCACCATAGTCGACATAGACACTGACCCCCGCAGATTCCTCTAA